In one window of Solanum pennellii chromosome 2, SPENNV200 DNA:
- the LOC107010959 gene encoding nijmegen breakage syndrome 1 protein isoform X1 has translation MVWGLFPIDPLPGEDSYYFFNKGTYKVGRKGCDVIVNKDKGVSRIHAEILVDEMISLDQSKKPSTILSKVRVRDCSKYGTFLNKNLDSKEKVHEFPNKETMLKDGDLVSFGTGNATYRFSYVSFIFFICSPKHSKTNQLITKKVSSIGASITKKWSLDCSHVLVDDSFPLSDDLIDAIVARKPLVQYSWVELITGKNICTDIPSHSSCAVLPSHAPKLMLEGVSVQVVDPQSRECCLKGYAFLLEPENKYKFEGRLQSLLEVGGANISSSEMVSEKNGNDRVVCVVPAGSNNLKSFSNQSSLPWVSEIDLVSAVLSGYLDPILITSPPVLITSSCSTDETVVADSDAETESTKSDHIAAAFCSIESSEHDSKGTTSIHKLESVEYHNEDKCTVQIVMPRAKVSMRDTSPSSTKHIKHDGGHITHDDATIHDREGGYIRRLGVKSDNTVVKEDITDQRENGKLDIIYSQDLIVRDSIMSLPVSSSSNGGVANFKRFRKANAPSQNSFAIFIPFSKHPYQESECKNEDVAESIREEKKRKQMEAIAEDLFKSEKGKKSGVAGSLHGLFARR, from the exons ATGGTTTGGGGCCTTTTTCCTATTGATCCTCTTCCAG GTGAAGATAGTTACTATTTCTTCAACAAAGGTACATATAAAGTGGGTCGAAAAG GATGTGATGTCATTGTCAACAAGGATAAAGGAGTTTCAAGGATACATGCAGAAATTTTAGTAGATGAGATGATTTCTTTGGATCAGTCGAAGAAACCCTCAACTATTCTGTCTAAAGTACGTGTAAGAGACTGCTCAAAGTATGGCACATTCCTCAACAAGAATCTGGATTCGAAGGAGAAAGTTCACGAGTTTCCAAATAAAGAAACGATGCTCAAGGATGGCGATCTAGTTTCATTTGGAACTGGTAATGCAACTTACAG ATTCTCTTACGtatcattcatatttttcatttgcTCCCCGAAGCATTCAAAAACAAATCAACTTATTACAAAGAAGGTTTCATCAATAG GTGCAAGTATAACTAAGAAGTGGAGTTTGGATTGCTCACATGTGCTTGTAGATGACTCCTTTCCTCTGAGTGATGACCTGATTGATGCTATTGTCGCTAGAAAACCCTTGGTTCAATATAGCTGGGTCGAG CTAATTACAGGAAAAAATATTTGCACCGATATTCCAAGCCACAGTTC TTGTGCCGTGTTACCCAGTCATGCACCAAAGTTGATGCTGGAAGGAGTTTCCGTGCAAGTGGTAGATCCTCAGTCCCGTGAGTGTTGTTTGAAAGGATATGCTTTTTTGCTGGAACCAGAAAACAAG TATAAATTTGAGGGCAGGTTGCAGTCCTTACTGGAAGTTGGGGGTGCCAACATTTCTTCTTCTGAAATG GTCTCGGAGAAAAATGGAAATGACCGTGTGGTATGTGTAGTTCCAGCAGGATCAAACAACTTGAAGTCTTTTTCTAACCAAAGTTCCTTGCCTTGGGTGAGTGAAATAGATCTGGTTTCTGCGGTTCTATCCGGATATCTGGATCCTATTCTTATCACATCCCCACCGG TGCTCATTACCTCGTCATGCTCCACAGATGAGACAGTGGTTGCAGACTCAGATGCCGAAACAGAAAGTACAAAATCAGATCACATCGCTGCTGCTTTCTGTTCAATAGAATCTTCTGAGCATGACAGCAAGGGAACAACTTCTATACATAAGTTAGAATCTGTTGAATATCACAACGAAGATAAGTGTACTGTTCAAATAGTGATGCCTAGGGCTAAGGTATCCATGAGGGACACATCTCCCAGTTCAACAAAACATATTAAACACGATGGAGGTCACATAACACATGATGATGCTACCATCCATGACCGCGAAGGTGGTTACATCAGGCGCCTAGGTGTCAAAAGTGATAATACAGTGGTAAAAGAAGATATCACGGATCAGCGGGAAAATGGGAAGTTGGATATCATATATAGCCAAGATTTAATTGTTAGAGATTCTATCATGTCATTACCAGTCTCTTCTTCATCAAATGGCGGAGTTGCAAATTTTAAGCGCTTCCGTAAG GCAAATGCTCCATCCCAGAATAGCTTTGCAATCTTCATTCCATTCTCGAAGCATCCATACCA AGAATCTGAGTGTAAGAATGAGGATGTTGCTGAATCTattagagaagagaaaaaaagaaaacagatGGAAGCAATTGCCGAGGACCTGTTTAAAAGTGAAAAG GGGAAAAAAAGTGGTGTTGCTGGTTCCTTGCATGGGTTGTTTGCTCGTAGATAA
- the LOC107010959 gene encoding nijmegen breakage syndrome 1 protein isoform X2 produces the protein MVWGLFPIDPLPGEDSYYFFNKGTYKVGRKGCDVIVNKDKGVSRIHAEILVDEMISLDQSKKPSTILSKVRVRDCSKYGTFLNKNLDSKEKVHEFPNKETMLKDGDLVSFGTGNATYRFSYVSFIFFICSPKHSKTNQLITKKVSSIGASITKKWSLDCSHVLVDDSFPLSDDLIDAIVARKPLVQYSWVELITGKNICTDIPSHSSHAPKLMLEGVSVQVVDPQSRECCLKGYAFLLEPENKYKFEGRLQSLLEVGGANISSSEMVSEKNGNDRVVCVVPAGSNNLKSFSNQSSLPWVSEIDLVSAVLSGYLDPILITSPPVLITSSCSTDETVVADSDAETESTKSDHIAAAFCSIESSEHDSKGTTSIHKLESVEYHNEDKCTVQIVMPRAKVSMRDTSPSSTKHIKHDGGHITHDDATIHDREGGYIRRLGVKSDNTVVKEDITDQRENGKLDIIYSQDLIVRDSIMSLPVSSSSNGGVANFKRFRKANAPSQNSFAIFIPFSKHPYQESECKNEDVAESIREEKKRKQMEAIAEDLFKSEKGKKSGVAGSLHGLFARR, from the exons ATGGTTTGGGGCCTTTTTCCTATTGATCCTCTTCCAG GTGAAGATAGTTACTATTTCTTCAACAAAGGTACATATAAAGTGGGTCGAAAAG GATGTGATGTCATTGTCAACAAGGATAAAGGAGTTTCAAGGATACATGCAGAAATTTTAGTAGATGAGATGATTTCTTTGGATCAGTCGAAGAAACCCTCAACTATTCTGTCTAAAGTACGTGTAAGAGACTGCTCAAAGTATGGCACATTCCTCAACAAGAATCTGGATTCGAAGGAGAAAGTTCACGAGTTTCCAAATAAAGAAACGATGCTCAAGGATGGCGATCTAGTTTCATTTGGAACTGGTAATGCAACTTACAG ATTCTCTTACGtatcattcatatttttcatttgcTCCCCGAAGCATTCAAAAACAAATCAACTTATTACAAAGAAGGTTTCATCAATAG GTGCAAGTATAACTAAGAAGTGGAGTTTGGATTGCTCACATGTGCTTGTAGATGACTCCTTTCCTCTGAGTGATGACCTGATTGATGCTATTGTCGCTAGAAAACCCTTGGTTCAATATAGCTGGGTCGAG CTAATTACAGGAAAAAATATTTGCACCGATATTCCAAGCCACAGTTC TCATGCACCAAAGTTGATGCTGGAAGGAGTTTCCGTGCAAGTGGTAGATCCTCAGTCCCGTGAGTGTTGTTTGAAAGGATATGCTTTTTTGCTGGAACCAGAAAACAAG TATAAATTTGAGGGCAGGTTGCAGTCCTTACTGGAAGTTGGGGGTGCCAACATTTCTTCTTCTGAAATG GTCTCGGAGAAAAATGGAAATGACCGTGTGGTATGTGTAGTTCCAGCAGGATCAAACAACTTGAAGTCTTTTTCTAACCAAAGTTCCTTGCCTTGGGTGAGTGAAATAGATCTGGTTTCTGCGGTTCTATCCGGATATCTGGATCCTATTCTTATCACATCCCCACCGG TGCTCATTACCTCGTCATGCTCCACAGATGAGACAGTGGTTGCAGACTCAGATGCCGAAACAGAAAGTACAAAATCAGATCACATCGCTGCTGCTTTCTGTTCAATAGAATCTTCTGAGCATGACAGCAAGGGAACAACTTCTATACATAAGTTAGAATCTGTTGAATATCACAACGAAGATAAGTGTACTGTTCAAATAGTGATGCCTAGGGCTAAGGTATCCATGAGGGACACATCTCCCAGTTCAACAAAACATATTAAACACGATGGAGGTCACATAACACATGATGATGCTACCATCCATGACCGCGAAGGTGGTTACATCAGGCGCCTAGGTGTCAAAAGTGATAATACAGTGGTAAAAGAAGATATCACGGATCAGCGGGAAAATGGGAAGTTGGATATCATATATAGCCAAGATTTAATTGTTAGAGATTCTATCATGTCATTACCAGTCTCTTCTTCATCAAATGGCGGAGTTGCAAATTTTAAGCGCTTCCGTAAG GCAAATGCTCCATCCCAGAATAGCTTTGCAATCTTCATTCCATTCTCGAAGCATCCATACCA AGAATCTGAGTGTAAGAATGAGGATGTTGCTGAATCTattagagaagagaaaaaaagaaaacagatGGAAGCAATTGCCGAGGACCTGTTTAAAAGTGAAAAG GGGAAAAAAAGTGGTGTTGCTGGTTCCTTGCATGGGTTGTTTGCTCGTAGATAA